The following proteins are encoded in a genomic region of Anguilla anguilla isolate fAngAng1 chromosome 15, fAngAng1.pri, whole genome shotgun sequence:
- the LOC118214509 gene encoding dTDP-D-glucose 4,6-dehydratase-like, with the protein MSENDHFASSKKEFDKTVLVTGGAGFIGSHVVISLVEKYPNWHIINLDKLDYCSSLKNLASVEQRANYTFTQGDVCSPYFINHLFATQNIDIVFHFAALTHVENSFRCPAEFMRVNVDGTRVLLNAARDSGVQRFIHVSTDEVYGDSTGRAFDELCPRRPTNPYSVSKATAECAALSYWKKHELPVIVTRSNNVYGPHQYVEKVIPRFISLLQQNKKCTIQGSGLQSRHFLYVDDVTEAFLTVMEKGTLGEIYNIGTTCERAVTQLARELIQTVQGLSLDADVDGWMEFVEDRPCQDLRYPLIFDKIQGLGWRPRVSWEEGVRKTIDWYMHNPHYWLDPEALEQSSPPLPEHKHSNCSIHQQLEISSIDQRSGVSSHLTE; encoded by the exons ATGTCTGAAAATGATCACTTTGCAAGTTCCAAAAAGGAGTTTGACAAAACTGTCCTGGTGACTGGAGGCGCCGGTTTCAT CGGATCACATGTGGTCATTTCCCTTGTGGAAAAGTACCCAAACTGGCATATCATCAACTTGGACAAG CTGGACTACTGTTCAAGTTTAAAGAACCTTGCATCTGTTGAGCAGAGAGCAAATTACACCTTTACTCAG GGGGATGTCTGCAGTCCGTACTTCATTAATCATCTCTTTGCAACGCAGAATATTGacattgttttccattttgctgCTCTGACACATGTAG AAAATTCCTTCAGGTGTCCCGCTGAGTTCATGCGCGTGAACGTGGATGGGACCCGTGTGCTTCTAAACGCCGCCCGAGATTCGGGGGTCCAGAGGTTCATCCATGTCAGCACTGATGAGGTGTACGGAGACAGCACCGGCAGG GCGTTTGACGAACTGTGCCCAAGACGACCAACAAACCCCTACTCTGTGTCGAAAGCCACAGCTGAGTGTGCCGCACTGTCCTACTGGAAGAAGCACGAG ctTCCAGTAATAGTGACACGAAGCAACAATGTTTATGGACCACATCAATATGTCGAGAAg GTCATTCCAAGATTTATATCACTacttcagcaaaacaaaaagtg CACCATCCAGGGGTCTGGCCTCCAGTCTCGCCACTTCTTGTAcgttgatgatgtcacagaggcaTTCCTGACTGTGATGGAGAAGGGCACCCTGGGAGAAATCTACAACATCGGGACCACCTGCGAGCGGGCAGTCACACAGCTGGCTCGAGAGCTGATCCAGACG GTGCAGGGTCTGTCTTTGGATGCAGATGTTGATGGCTGGATGGAGTTTGTTGAGGACCG GCCCTGCCAGGACCTGAGGTACCCGCTGATCTTCGACAAGATTCAGGGGCTGGGCTGGAGGCCCAGAGTGTCCTGGGAGGAAGGAGTCCGGAAGACCA TTGACTGGTACATGCACAATCCTCACTACTGGCTGGACCCCGAAGCGCTCGAACAAAGCAGCCCGCCTTTACCCGAGCACAAACATTCCAATTGCTCCATTCATCAGCAGCTGGAGATCAGCAGCATCGACCAGCGCTCAGGTGTGAGCTCACATCTCACAGAATGA